The following coding sequences lie in one Cucurbita pepo subsp. pepo cultivar mu-cu-16 chromosome LG13, ASM280686v2, whole genome shotgun sequence genomic window:
- the LOC111809367 gene encoding pentatricopeptide repeat-containing protein At3g61360, which yields MVIPTRLTQISQIRIFFRSFLIPAAPFSTHLHQSSEPGGEIERITKIINDHPFPDQPLRPTLIHHIPSPLPSNTFLNDVLGRLFAAHSNGLKALEFFKFCLHHSQASPTPDAFEKTLHILARMRYFDQSWELMREIQRTHPFLLTLKSMSILLTKIAKFQSFEETIEAFRRMENEVFVGRKFGTEEFNVLLRAFCTQRQMKEARSVFLKMYSRFPPNTKTMNLLLLGFKESSNVTAVELFYHEMIRRGFKPDAVTYSIRMDAYCKRGCFVDGLRVFEEMKRAKFEPTLETITTLIHGAGVAKDIAKARQLFDEMPLRKLCPDIGAYNALISSLIRSDDVSSAAALMEDMEAKHIGHDSMTYHMMFVGLMKLEDVHGFYELYSKMIQRNFVPKTRTVVMIMKFFCENRRVDLGLDLWGYLVEKGYCPHSHVLDVLVTGLCARGMVHEAFDCSKQMLERGRQMSDAAFLIMERSLLQADAKDILGELEQLRKKLKTVLPPPKQLPYEIPASS from the coding sequence ATGGTGATTCCGACGAGGCTAACTCAAATCTCTCAAATACGCATTTTTTTCCGTTCCTTTCTGATTCCTGCAGCTCCTTTTTCTACTCATCTTCATCAATCTTCAGAACCCGGTGGTGAAATCGAAAGAATCACCAAAATCATCAACGACCATCCATTTCCCGATCAGCCTCTTCGACCCACTCTTATTCACCATATTCCATCTCCTCTTCCTTCTAACACTTTCCTGAATGACGTTCTTGGCCGCTTGTTTGCAGCGCATTCCAATGGTCTCAAGGCTTTGgagttcttcaaattctgCCTCCACCATTCTCAAGCTTCCCCAACTCCAGATGCTTTTGAGAAGACGCTTCATATTCTCGCGAGGATGAGGTATTTCGATCAATCATGGGAGTTGATGCGTGAGATTCAACGAACTCATCCGTTTTTGCTTACTCTTAAATCCATGAGCATCTTGCTTACGAAGATTGCGAAGTTTCAATCCTTCGAAGAAACGATCGAGGCGTTTCGGAGAATGGAGAATGAAGTGTTTGTTGGAAGGAAATTTGGTACTGAGGAATTTAATGTGCTCCTTCGAGCCTTTTGCACTCAGAGACAGATGAAAGAGGCGCGATCAGTGTTCTTAAAGATGTATTCTCGATTTCCCCCAAATACTAAAACCATGAATCTCTTGCTTTTAGGGTTCAAGGAATCCAGCAATGTTACTGCTGTTGAGCTTTTCTATCATGAGATGATCAGGAGAGGTTTCAAGCCAGATGCTGTGACTTACAGCATCAGAATGGATGCATATTGCAAAAGAGGTTGTTTCGTGGATGGTTTGAGAGTTTTCGAAGAAATGAAGAGGGCAAAATTTGAGCCTACATTGGAAACAATCACTACTCTGATCCATGGAGCAGGGGTAGCAAAGGACATAGCCAAAGCACGCCaactgtttgatgaaatgcctCTGAGAAAATTGTGTCCTGACATTGGGGCTTATAATGCTTTGATAAGTTCCTTGATTAGGTCTGATGATGTGAGTTCTGCAGCGGCTTTAATGGAAGATATGGAAGCTAAACACATTGGACATGACAGTATGACCTATCATATGATGTTCGTAGGCCTGATGAAATTGGAGGATGTTCATGGTTTTTATGAGTTGTATAGCAAAATGATACAACGGAATTTTGTGCCGAAAACACGAACAGTAGTCATGATCATGAAGTTTTTCTGTGAAAATCGTCGAGTTGATTTGGGTTTGGATTTGTGGGGCTATCTGGTAGAGAAGGGATACTGCCCTCATAGTCATGTATTGGATGTGTTGGTAACAGGATTATGTGCCCGTGGAATGGTCCATGAAGCATTTGATTGCTCCAAACAAATGTTGGAGAGAGGGAGGCAAATGAGCGATGCAGCATTTCTGATCATGGAGAGGTCTCTTTTGCAGGCAGATGCAAAAGACATATTGGGGGAGCTCGAACAGTTGAGGAAGAAGCTTAAAACTGTTTTGCCCCCTCCAAAGCAGCTTCCATACGAGATTCCGGCATCCTCATAG
- the LOC111808101 gene encoding protein YIPF6 homolog isoform X1, with product MSHSDTIPLHQSSQSDIDEIENLINASVQTGPTTVLAARSPSPPRASIPVSSSPFLHSNLPSHPTKSSNQKPPSVFPAPPPLPVSSNGRSDASATGFGSQPNTLTEPVWDTVKRDLSRIVSNLKLVVFPNPFREDPGKALRDWDLWGPFFFIVFLGLVLSWSASVKKSEVFAVAFALLAAGAVILTLNVLLLGGQIIFFQSLSLLGYCLFPLDVGALICMMKDNVVVKIAVVCVTLAWSSWAAYPFMSSAVNPRRKALALYPVFLMYVSVGFLIIAIN from the exons ATGTCGCACAGCGATACAATTCCTCTTCATCAATCGTCCCAGTCGGACATCGACGAGATTGAAAATCTCATCAACGCCAGCGTCCAAACCGGCCCCACAACTGTTCTTGCAGCTCGATCCCCAAGTCCTCCCAGGGCTTCCATTCCTGTTTCCTCTTCCCCGTTTTTACACTCCAATCTCCCATCACATCCCACCAAATCGAGTAATCAGAAGCCGCCGTCTGTCTTCCCTGCTCCTCCGCCGTTGCCCGTCTCCAGTAATGGCAGGTCTGATGCATCGGCGACTGGTTTTGGATCGCAGCCCAACACTCTGACGGAACCGGTCTGGGATACCGTCAAGAGGGATCTGTCCCGGATCGTCAGCAATTTGAAGCTTGTGGTTTTTCCCAACCCTTTTCGTGAGGACCCTGGAAAGGCTTTGAGGGATTGGGATCTCTGGGggcctttctttttcattgtgTTCCTTGGTCTCGTTCTTTCGTGGTCTGCATCCGTCAAGAAG tcTGAGGTTTTTGCTGTTGCATTTGCACTTCTTGCTGCTGGTGCAGTGATTCTGACCTTGAACGTGCTTCTTCTG GGTGgacaaataattttcttccaaaGCTTGAGTCTCTTGGGATATTGCCTGTTTCCTCTAGATGTTGGAGCATTGATCTGCATGATGAAGGACAATGTAGTAGTGAAGATAGCCGTGGTATGTGTGACCTTGGCATGGAGTTCTTGGGCTGCATATCCTTTCATGAGTTCAGCTGTGAACCCAAGAAGAAAAGCTCTTGCACTCTATCCTGTGTTCCTTATGTATGTATCAGTTGGTTTTCTGATCATTGCCATTAATTGA
- the LOC111808101 gene encoding protein YIPF6 homolog isoform X2 produces MSHSDTIPLHQSSQSDIDEIENLINASVQTGPTTVLAARSPSPPRASIPVSSSPFLHSNLPSHPTKSSNQKPPSVFPAPPPLPVSSNGRSDASATGFGSQPNTLTEPVWDTVKRDLSRIVSNLKLVVFPNPFREDPGKALRDWDLWGPFFFIVFLGLVLSWSASVKKSEVFAVAFALLAAGAVILTLNVLLLGGQIIFFQSLSLLGYCLFPLDVGALICMMKDNVVVKIAVVCVTLAWSSWAAYPFMSSAVNPRRKALALYPVFLMYVSVGFLIIAIN; encoded by the exons ATGTCGCACAGCGATACAATTCCTCTTCATCAATCGTCCCAGTCGGACATCGACGAGATTGAAAATCTCATCAACGCCAGCGTCCAAACCGGCCCCACAACTGTTCTTGCAGCTCGATCCCCAAGTCCTCCCAGGGCTTCCATTCCTGTTTCCTCTTCCCCGTTTTTACACTCCAATCTCCCATCACATCCCACCAAATCGAGTAATCAGAAGCCGCCGTCTGTCTTCCCTGCTCCTCCGCCGTTGCCCGTCTCCAGTAATGGCAGGTCTGATGCATCGGCGACTGGTTTTGGATCGCAGCCCAACACTCTGACGGAACCGGTCTGGGATACCGTCAAGAGGGATCTGTCCCGGATCGTCAGCAATTTGAAGCTTGTGGTTTTTCCCAACCCTTTTCGTGAGGACCCTGGAAAGGCTTTGAGGGATTGGGATCTCTGGGggcctttctttttcattgtgTTCCTTGGTCTCGTTCTTTCGTGGTCTGCATCCGTCAAGAAG tcTGAGGTTTTTGCTGTTGCATTTGCACTTCTTGCTGCTGGTGCAGTGATTCTGACCTTGAACGTGCTTCTTCTG GGTGgacaaataatt TTCTTCCAAAGCTTGAGTCTCTTGGGATATTGCCTGTTTCCTCTAGATGTTGGAGCATTGATCTGCATGATGAAGGACAATGTAGTAGTGAAGATAGCCGTGGTATGTGTGACCTTGGCATGGAGTTCTTGGGCTGCATATCCTTTCATGAGTTCAGCTGTGAACCCAAGAAGAAAAGCTCTTGCACTCTATCCTGTGTTCCTTATGTATGTATCAGTTGGTTTTCTGATCATTGCCATTAATTGA
- the LOC111809368 gene encoding protein ROOT PRIMORDIUM DEFECTIVE 1, translating into MMIFYGYCSKFRSTKFTAFKTTAYVLCNFSRSRSMSQSTSIPRKLERVRDHGYDNYMDVEKKTRKVLKFQDLILTQINQTIPVSRLDVSARRLGFKQHEAGAFVLKFPHVFEIYEHPVQRILYCRLTRKAHLQIEQEKQAVIAQIPDAVTRLRKLLMMSNNGRLRLEHIRIARSEFGLPDDFEYSVVLKYPQFFRLFDAKETRNKYIEIVERDPNLTVCAIEKARERVYREKGSDAEDIRFSFIVNFPPGFKIGKYYRIAVWKWQRLPYWSPYEDVSEYDMRSIEAQKRMEKRAVATIHEMLCLTVEKKISLERIAHFRSAMDLPKKLKDFLLQHQGIFYISTRGNHGKLHTVFLREAYRRGELIEPNDVYLARRTLAELVLLSPRKSKLNKELVGYRRERVGYDMESFRPDKLDDYGAGDRGNVRDVLDSDVGSDSESDFSDDSNRSVDETLEEEDVNVTK; encoded by the coding sequence ATGATGATCTTTTATGGTTATTGTTCTAAATTTCGCAGCACCAAATTTACAGCATTCAAAACTACGGCATATGTTCTGTGCAATTTCAGTCGCTCAAGATCGATGTCTCAATCCACCTCCATTCCcagaaagctcgaaagggttCGTGACCATGGCTACGATAATTACATGGATGTGGAGAAGAAAACCCGAAAAGTGCTCAAGTTTCAGGACCTTATTCTCACCCAAATTAACCAAACCATCCCAGTTTCTCGCCTTGATGTCTCAGCTCGTCGCCTTGGCTTCAAACAACACGAAGCTGGGGCGTTCGTCCTCAAATTCCCTCATGTGTTTGAAATCTATGAGCACCCTGTTCAACGAATCCTCTATTGCAGGTTAACTCGAAAAGCCCATCTCCAAATCGAGCAGGAAAAGCAGGCTGTCATTGCGCAGATTCCGGATGCTGTGACTCGGCTGAGGAAGCTTTTGATGATGTCCAACAATGGCCGTCTTCGCCTCGAGCACATCCGAATCGCCCGGTCTGAGTTCGGGTTGCCTGACGATTTCGAGTATTCGGTAGTTCTCAAATACCCTCAATTCTTTAGACTGTTTGATGCAAAAGAAACCAGGAATAAGTACATTGAAATTGTAGAAAGAGATCCAAATCTTACTGTTTGTGCAATAGAGAAAGCTAGGGAGAGAGTTTATAGAGAAAAAGGGAGTGATGCTGAGGATATTAGATTCTCGTTCATTGTGAATTTTCCTCCTGGATTCAAGATAGGGAAGTATTATAGAATTGCAGTGTGGAAATGGCAGCGGCTACCTTATTGGTCGCCGTACGAGGACGTTTCTGAGTACGATATGAGGTCCATTGAAGCACAGAAGAGGATGGAGAAGAGGGCAGTGGCAACAATTCATGAGATGTTGTGTTTGACTGTAGAGAAGAAGATCAGTTTGGAACGGATTGCACATTTTCGATCGGCGATGGATCTGCCGAAGAAGTTGAAGGATTTCCTTCTTCAGCATCAGGGGATTTTCTACATTTCAACCAGAGGTAACCATGGGAAGCTTCACACTGTTTTCCTCAGGGAGGCTTACAGGAGAGGTGAGTTAATAGAGCCAAATGATGTGTATTTGGCTAGAAGAACACTGGCTGAGTTGGTTTTACTCAGTCCAAGGAAGTCAAAACTTAACAAAGAACTAGTTGGGTACAGGAGAGAAAGAGTGGGCTATGATATGGAAAGCTTTAGGCCAGATAAATTAGATGATTATGGTGCTGGGGACAGAGGCAATGTGAGAGACGTTTTGGACTCGGACGTGGGTTCTGATTCAGAGTCCGATTTCTCCGATGATAGTAATCGTAGTGTTGATGAAACGCTCGAGGAAGAGGATGTGAACGTAACGAAATAA